Proteins encoded within one genomic window of Sulfurovum sp. XGS-02:
- a CDS encoding lysophospholipid acyltransferase family protein, giving the protein MFKTLSRSIAQVLLPPLGYLLMRFYWLTSKKNFHIMGEISQDQSIVVCWHGELLMSPQAYRHFHKKQSASGIISRHFDGEMIARILIYFSIAPLRGSSSRGAKQVLLEAFRALKKGDDLLVTPDGPRGPRHSISDGAIALAHKAKAPVLTVNYIPKAYWQLGSWDKFLIPKPFTTIDFYLESVSLEGMELDDARNFLREKMLTHTVH; this is encoded by the coding sequence ATGTTTAAAACACTATCACGAAGTATTGCTCAAGTCCTGCTCCCCCCGCTGGGCTATCTTCTGATGCGTTTTTACTGGCTTACCTCTAAAAAAAACTTTCATATCATGGGTGAGATAAGCCAGGATCAGTCGATAGTGGTCTGTTGGCACGGTGAACTGCTGATGTCTCCCCAAGCCTATCGCCATTTTCATAAAAAACAGTCAGCTTCCGGGATCATCTCCAGGCACTTCGATGGCGAGATGATCGCAAGGATACTGATCTATTTCTCTATAGCGCCTTTGCGAGGCTCTAGTAGCCGTGGAGCCAAACAGGTACTCTTAGAAGCATTCAGGGCACTCAAAAAAGGGGATGACCTGCTGGTGACCCCTGATGGTCCCAGGGGGCCGCGCCACAGCATCAGTGATGGTGCTATCGCGTTGGCACATAAAGCCAAGGCACCGGTATTAACAGTCAATTATATACCTAAGGCGTATTGGCAGCTTGGAAGCTGGGACAAATTTCTTATTCCCAAACCTTTTACGACCATCGATTTCTATTTGGAGAGTGTCTCTTTGGAGGGTATGGAACTGGATGATGCCAGAAACTTCCTTAGAGAAAAAATGTTAACCCATACGGTGCATTAA
- the miaB gene encoding tRNA (N6-isopentenyl adenosine(37)-C2)-methylthiotransferase MiaB, with product MSKKLFIETLGCAMNVRDSEHMIAELNQKESYEITENLKDADLIIINTCSVREKPVAKLFSEIGVFNKNKKPSAKIGVTGCTASHLGDEIIKRAPSVDFVLGARNVSKITEVVHKKHAVEVSTDFDESTYAFGEYRSNPYKAMVNISIGCDKSCTFCIVPATRGEEISIPSDLIVQEIKKAVATGAKEVMLLGQNVNNYGRRFGSSEEQCDFTQLLQKISKIEGLERIRFTSPHPLHMDDAFIQEFASNPKICKQIHVPLQSGSTSLLKAMKRGYTKENFLNRCEKIRTLCPEATISTDIIVGFPGESDADFEDTMDVLEKVRFEQMFSFKYSPRPHTEAAEFDNQIDGDVAGERLTRLQARHTEILDEIMDAQLGTIHQVYFDELKPNGRVSGRSDDGKLFFVQGSEELLGKIVDVKVTKTSRGALDGVLV from the coding sequence TTGAGTAAAAAATTATTTATAGAAACACTTGGTTGTGCGATGAACGTTCGTGACAGTGAACATATGATCGCAGAGCTGAACCAAAAAGAATCCTACGAAATCACTGAAAATCTGAAAGATGCTGACCTTATCATCATTAATACCTGTTCTGTCAGAGAGAAGCCTGTTGCAAAACTCTTTTCAGAGATCGGTGTCTTTAACAAAAACAAAAAACCCTCTGCCAAAATCGGTGTGACAGGATGTACCGCTTCCCATTTAGGTGATGAGATCATCAAACGTGCACCCTCTGTAGACTTTGTGCTAGGCGCAAGAAATGTCTCGAAGATCACTGAAGTGGTCCATAAAAAGCATGCCGTAGAGGTCAGTACGGATTTTGATGAAAGTACCTATGCCTTTGGCGAGTACAGAAGCAACCCTTACAAAGCGATGGTCAATATCTCCATAGGATGTGACAAGTCTTGTACCTTCTGTATCGTACCTGCAACACGTGGAGAAGAGATATCGATTCCTTCTGACCTTATCGTACAAGAGATTAAAAAAGCGGTAGCTACCGGTGCAAAAGAGGTGATGCTTCTTGGACAGAATGTCAATAACTACGGAAGACGATTCGGATCTTCAGAAGAACAGTGTGATTTTACACAGTTATTACAAAAGATCTCTAAGATAGAGGGGTTGGAGCGCATACGGTTTACCTCTCCTCACCCTTTACATATGGATGATGCTTTCATTCAGGAGTTCGCCTCTAATCCTAAGATATGCAAACAGATACATGTGCCTTTGCAAAGTGGCTCGACATCACTGCTCAAAGCAATGAAAAGAGGGTATACCAAAGAGAACTTCCTGAACCGCTGTGAAAAGATCCGTACACTTTGCCCTGAAGCCACGATCTCTACAGATATCATCGTTGGTTTTCCGGGTGAAAGTGATGCGGACTTTGAAGATACGATGGATGTACTGGAAAAAGTACGTTTTGAGCAGATGTTCTCTTTCAAATACTCTCCCCGTCCGCATACTGAAGCAGCAGAGTTTGATAATCAAATCGACGGCGATGTAGCCGGAGAGAGATTGACACGACTTCAGGCACGACATACTGAGATCCTGGATGAGATCATGGATGCGCAGTTGGGTACTATACATCAAGTCTATTTTGATGAACTCAAACCCAACGGAAGGGTTTCAGGGCGTTCAGATGATGGTAAACTCTTTTTCGTTCAGGGAAGTGAAGAGCTTTTAGGTAAAATAGTAGATGTCAAAGTGACAAAAACCTCTAGGGGTGCTCTTGATGGAGTGCTTGTTTAG
- a CDS encoding HP0268 family nuclease: protein MKLKLARTTLKAKPKTIELQKIEDELANRSIFYFDKDNSHKELKELIEYFEEKGFSVYMREVKYGLDENEYIYEVHIIA, encoded by the coding sequence ATGAAATTAAAACTTGCTAGAACAACCCTTAAAGCGAAGCCGAAAACGATTGAATTGCAAAAAATAGAAGATGAACTAGCGAATAGATCTATCTTTTATTTTGATAAAGATAACTCGCATAAAGAGCTGAAAGAGTTGATCGAATATTTTGAAGAAAAAGGTTTCTCTGTATATATGAGAGAAGTCAAGTACGGACTGGATGAGAATGAATATATCTACGAAGTACACATTATCGCATAA
- the nusA gene encoding transcription termination factor NusA, whose protein sequence is MEKILDIIEAIAHEKNISKEHAIEAFKEALINTAKKLTSFTSTFEVNIDNDTKKYSVYKVITVVADDDEQLYVEVGKEGNKQEIESDSFIALSDAQEFDDSLEVGDQLKEEFILEEHGRTASANLFRELEYHVQRRIEQDLFEKYKEQVGSVMLGTVNRVDADDNTHVEIGELKGILTQRNRIKGEKFKRGDSIRALLRYVSVDPDHGLFLELTRTSPKFLEALMANEVPEIDDGVVEIVAAARIPGERAKIALKTEQMNVDPIGAAVGVKGVRINAVSEELNGENIDCIEFSPIPEVFITRALSPAISQSIKVDADEKKAVVNITSDQKAKAIGKSGINIRLASMLTGYTIELNEIEGVTERQVDSSESAEVTKTTDTSALEDLFK, encoded by the coding sequence ATGGAAAAAATATTAGACATCATAGAAGCGATAGCACACGAAAAAAATATCTCTAAAGAGCATGCGATAGAAGCGTTTAAAGAAGCTTTGATCAATACAGCTAAGAAACTGACAAGCTTTACAAGTACCTTTGAAGTGAACATAGACAATGATACAAAAAAATATTCTGTCTATAAGGTCATTACCGTTGTAGCCGATGATGATGAACAACTTTATGTGGAAGTAGGAAAAGAGGGGAACAAGCAAGAAATCGAGTCAGACAGTTTCATCGCTCTCTCCGATGCACAAGAGTTTGATGACTCTTTAGAGGTAGGAGACCAGTTAAAAGAGGAATTCATCTTGGAAGAACACGGGCGTACAGCTTCAGCAAATCTTTTCAGAGAGCTTGAGTACCATGTACAAAGACGTATAGAACAGGATCTCTTTGAGAAATACAAAGAACAAGTAGGTTCAGTGATGTTAGGTACCGTGAACCGTGTGGATGCAGATGACAATACACATGTTGAGATCGGTGAGCTTAAAGGTATTCTTACACAGAGAAACCGTATCAAAGGTGAGAAGTTTAAACGCGGAGACTCTATCCGTGCACTTCTCAGATATGTAAGTGTTGATCCGGATCATGGTCTTTTCCTGGAATTGACAAGAACTTCACCTAAATTCCTCGAAGCACTGATGGCCAATGAAGTACCTGAGATCGATGACGGTGTCGTAGAGATCGTGGCTGCAGCGAGGATCCCGGGGGAAAGAGCAAAAATAGCACTGAAAACAGAGCAGATGAATGTCGATCCTATCGGTGCAGCTGTGGGGGTTAAAGGTGTACGTATCAATGCCGTCAGTGAAGAGCTTAACGGTGAAAATATCGACTGTATCGAATTCTCACCTATCCCTGAAGTTTTCATCACACGTGCATTAAGTCCTGCCATTTCTCAGAGTATCAAAGTAGATGCTGATGAGAAAAAAGCGGTTGTCAACATTACAAGCGATCAAAAAGCAAAAGCGATCGGTAAATCCGGAATTAATATCCGTCTAGCCTCTATGCTGACAGGATATACGATAGAATTGAACGAAATTGAAGGGGTAACCGAAAGACAAGTAGATAGTTCAGAGAGTGCAGAAGTTACAAAAACGACTGATACATCAGCACTGGAAGATCTCTTTAAATAA
- a CDS encoding triose-phosphate isomerase yields MIFAANFKTNHTRASTEKYIKVLNEKLLAKKPEDQVYIFPPATALGRYEGDFTIGTQNAYPVQNGAFTGEIGTEQLDEFGIRTILIGHSERREHLGESQDKVAEKFTFFKEQGYEILYCIGEPLEIREKGDEAVMEYLLAQFDGIDISYKNLIVAYEPIWAIGTGRSATVEEIASTHQALKQTVQKPLLYGGSVKTSNIQEIAAIRGVDGVLVGSASLDVESFSEIILA; encoded by the coding sequence TTGATTTTTGCAGCAAATTTTAAAACAAATCATACCAGAGCATCAACAGAAAAATACATTAAAGTATTGAATGAGAAGTTGCTTGCAAAAAAACCTGAAGACCAAGTTTATATCTTTCCTCCTGCAACAGCTTTAGGTAGATATGAGGGTGATTTTACTATCGGTACACAAAATGCCTATCCTGTGCAAAACGGTGCATTTACCGGAGAAATAGGTACAGAGCAGCTTGATGAATTCGGTATCAGAACGATACTCATCGGACATAGCGAAAGACGGGAACATTTAGGCGAGTCCCAAGACAAAGTAGCAGAGAAATTTACATTTTTTAAAGAGCAGGGGTATGAAATACTCTACTGCATTGGTGAACCGCTTGAGATAAGAGAAAAGGGTGATGAAGCGGTGATGGAGTATCTGCTTGCACAGTTTGATGGTATTGATATCAGCTATAAAAATCTTATCGTTGCTTATGAACCTATCTGGGCGATAGGAACAGGAAGATCTGCTACGGTTGAAGAGATAGCTTCTACCCATCAAGCGTTAAAACAAACTGTACAAAAGCCGCTGCTCTATGGAGGTAGTGTGAAGACATCTAATATTCAAGAGATTGCTGCGATTAGAGGTGTGGACGGTGTTTTAGTAGGATCTGCCTCTTTGGATGTAGAGAGTTTTTCCGAAATAATTTTAGCGTAG
- the pgk gene encoding phosphoglycerate kinase, with protein MKTLKDLKIDGKRVFIRCDFNVPKDEFGNITDDRRIRSALATIRYCIDRDCKIILASHYERPEPGKYEEKYSLAPIAKRLRTLLKVENEIFMAEDVVGEDAKAKAAVMKEGDMLLLENLRYEAGETENDMAFAEQLASFAEFYVNDAFGACHRKHASIDAITKFFDADHKAAGFLMSKEINFFSKVLENPVRPFIAVVGGSKVSGKLQALTNLINKVDKIIIGGGMAFTFLKAQGYEVGNSLVEDDLLDEAKGIMTKAKELGVKLYLPVDVVVAPEFSEKTTVKFLPIQEIPAGWMGLDIGPASSRLFREALNDAQTIIWNGPMGVYEMDRYSKGSFAMSNNIAQTHATTIVGGGDTADVTQRAGDADEMTFVSTGGGASLKLIEGISLPGIEALE; from the coding sequence ATGAAAACATTAAAAGATTTAAAGATTGACGGTAAAAGAGTTTTTATAAGATGTGATTTTAATGTACCAAAGGATGAATTTGGGAATATTACAGATGACAGACGTATACGTTCTGCATTGGCGACAATTCGCTATTGCATAGACAGAGACTGTAAAATCATTCTTGCTTCACACTATGAAAGACCAGAACCAGGGAAGTATGAAGAGAAGTATTCATTGGCTCCTATAGCAAAAAGACTGCGTACCTTACTCAAAGTAGAAAATGAAATTTTTATGGCAGAAGATGTCGTAGGTGAAGATGCTAAAGCAAAAGCAGCGGTGATGAAAGAAGGCGATATGCTTTTACTTGAAAATCTCCGTTATGAAGCAGGGGAAACAGAAAATGATATGGCATTTGCTGAGCAGTTGGCAAGTTTTGCAGAGTTTTACGTGAATGATGCATTTGGTGCCTGTCATAGAAAACATGCTTCTATTGATGCGATCACCAAATTCTTTGATGCAGACCATAAGGCAGCAGGTTTTCTTATGAGTAAAGAGATCAATTTCTTCTCTAAAGTACTTGAAAACCCTGTGCGTCCTTTTATTGCAGTTGTGGGTGGATCCAAAGTATCTGGTAAACTTCAGGCCTTGACAAACCTTATCAATAAAGTCGACAAGATCATCATCGGCGGTGGAATGGCATTTACATTCCTTAAGGCACAAGGGTATGAAGTAGGTAATTCCTTGGTTGAAGATGATCTGTTGGATGAAGCAAAAGGTATTATGACCAAAGCCAAAGAGCTGGGGGTTAAACTCTATTTACCGGTTGATGTCGTGGTGGCACCAGAGTTTTCAGAGAAGACGACAGTCAAATTTCTGCCTATACAAGAGATCCCTGCAGGTTGGATGGGACTGGATATAGGTCCTGCATCTTCAAGACTTTTCCGTGAAGCACTTAATGATGCACAAACGATTATATGGAACGGTCCTATGGGTGTCTATGAAATGGATAGATATTCAAAAGGTAGTTTCGCTATGTCAAATAACATTGCACAAACACATGCGACGACGATCGTAGGGGGTGGTGACACTGCCGATGTGACACAACGTGCCGGTGATGCAGATGAGATGACCTTTGTAAGTACAGGTGGTGGAGCAAGCTTGAAACTGATAGAAGGTATTTCTCTGCCAGGAATAGAAGCACTTGAGTAA
- the gap gene encoding type I glyceraldehyde-3-phosphate dehydrogenase — translation MAVKVAINGLGRIGRCVARIIADRDDIELVAVNASGTDEMIQYNLKYDSVHGRRNDITVADGYLNIGGTKAKIFAERDLSKLDFASCGADLVLECTGAFLTAESVQPYLDNGVKKVVFSAPAKDDTATFVLGANADDYAGEAIISNASCTTNGLAPVAKVLDDVFGIEKGLMTTIHSYTSSQPILDAKHKKDPRKGRAGATNLVPTTTGAAKAISKVLPNLSGKLNGQAIRVPTPDVSMVDLTVTLNTNVTVEEVQAAFKTASEGSHKGILGVDEEYRVSQDFVGEELSTVVPLDTIQVIGDNMVKVLSWYDNEWGYSRRLVDMAVHVSKK, via the coding sequence ATGGCTGTAAAAGTAGCAATTAACGGACTTGGAAGAATCGGTAGATGTGTGGCGCGTATTATTGCAGATAGAGATGATATTGAACTTGTTGCAGTAAATGCTTCGGGGACTGATGAGATGATCCAATACAACCTAAAATATGACTCTGTCCATGGAAGACGCAATGATATCACTGTAGCCGACGGCTATTTGAATATCGGTGGAACGAAAGCCAAGATCTTTGCAGAACGTGATCTTTCCAAGCTTGATTTTGCCTCTTGCGGTGCTGATCTTGTCTTAGAGTGTACAGGAGCGTTCTTGACAGCGGAGAGTGTACAGCCTTATTTGGACAATGGTGTAAAGAAAGTGGTTTTTTCTGCACCGGCAAAAGATGATACGGCAACATTCGTACTTGGAGCCAATGCTGATGATTATGCAGGTGAAGCGATCATTTCAAATGCTAGCTGTACGACCAACGGATTGGCTCCTGTAGCAAAGGTTTTGGATGATGTATTTGGTATAGAAAAAGGATTGATGACCACGATACACTCTTATACCTCTTCTCAGCCTATATTGGATGCAAAACATAAAAAAGATCCGAGAAAAGGGCGTGCCGGTGCAACGAATCTTGTCCCCACAACAACGGGTGCAGCAAAAGCCATCTCCAAAGTACTTCCAAACCTTTCAGGCAAGTTAAACGGGCAGGCGATAAGAGTACCAACGCCGGATGTCTCTATGGTCGATCTCACAGTAACCCTCAACACAAACGTAACAGTTGAAGAGGTACAAGCTGCATTCAAAACAGCCAGTGAAGGGTCACATAAAGGTATTTTAGGTGTAGATGAAGAGTACAGGGTCTCCCAGGATTTTGTGGGTGAAGAGTTAAGTACGGTAGTACCTCTCGATACTATCCAGGTGATAGGAGATAACATGGTTAAAGTGCTTTCTTGGTATGACAATGAGTGGGGATACTCTCGACGTCTGGTAGATATGGCAGTACACGTAAGTAAAAAGTAA